One part of the Aliivibrio fischeri ATCC 7744 = JCM 18803 = DSM 507 genome encodes these proteins:
- a CDS encoding NAD-dependent malic enzyme, with amino-acid sequence MNNNKRPLYIPYAGPALLSTPLLNKGSAFSTTERKYFNLEGLLPEAIESIEEQTGRAYKQYQSFENDMDKHIYLRNIQDTNETLFYRLVQNHISEMMPIIYTPTVGAACENFSNIYRRGRGLFISYENKNRIDDLLNNAANQNVKVIVVTDGERILGLGDQGIGGMGIPIGKLALYTACGGISPAHTLPIVLDVGTNNPQRLADPMYMGWRHPRITGDEYADFVEDFIQAVQRRWPEALVQFEDFAQKNAMPLLERYKNRICCFNDDIQGTAAVTVGSLLAACKAAGSSLSEQRVTFLGAGSAGCGIAEAIIAQMVSEGISDAQARSQVYMVDRWGLLQEGMPNLLDFQQRLVQKAENTKDWVSEEPNFSLVDVMRNAKPTVLIGVSGAPGLFSKEVIQEMHKHCERPIVFPLSNPTSRVEATPNDIIRWTNGQALVATGSPFDPVSHNGQTYPIAQCNNSFIFPGIGLGVLAIKATRVTDEMLMESSRALAECSPLAINGTGALLPPLEEIHSVSKRIAFAVAKKAIEQGHALEITDEALHQKIESYFWKPVYRRYKRTAF; translated from the coding sequence ATGAATAACAATAAACGTCCCCTATATATCCCTTATGCAGGTCCTGCACTTCTAAGTACTCCTCTACTCAATAAAGGTAGCGCATTCAGTACTACAGAGCGTAAATATTTTAACTTAGAAGGTTTGCTTCCTGAGGCTATTGAGAGTATTGAAGAACAAACAGGCCGTGCTTATAAGCAATATCAGAGCTTTGAAAATGATATGGATAAGCACATTTACCTGCGCAATATTCAAGATACAAACGAAACACTTTTCTACCGTTTAGTACAAAACCACATTAGTGAAATGATGCCTATCATTTATACGCCAACGGTAGGCGCTGCTTGTGAGAACTTCTCAAACATTTACCGTCGTGGTCGTGGTTTGTTTATCTCTTATGAAAACAAAAACCGCATCGATGATTTATTAAATAACGCGGCTAACCAAAACGTAAAAGTAATCGTAGTTACTGATGGTGAACGTATTCTTGGTCTTGGTGATCAGGGTATTGGCGGCATGGGGATCCCTATCGGGAAGCTTGCATTATATACAGCATGTGGTGGTATCAGTCCTGCTCATACATTACCTATCGTTCTTGATGTAGGCACAAATAACCCGCAACGCCTTGCTGATCCTATGTATATGGGTTGGCGTCACCCTCGTATTACTGGTGATGAATACGCAGATTTTGTTGAAGATTTCATCCAAGCAGTTCAACGCCGTTGGCCTGAAGCGCTTGTTCAGTTTGAAGATTTTGCACAAAAAAATGCAATGCCTCTTCTTGAGCGCTACAAAAATCGCATTTGTTGTTTTAATGATGATATTCAAGGTACTGCAGCGGTTACTGTTGGTTCATTACTTGCTGCTTGTAAAGCTGCAGGCAGCTCTCTATCAGAACAACGTGTAACATTCCTAGGAGCTGGCTCGGCTGGCTGTGGCATTGCTGAAGCAATCATTGCACAAATGGTCTCTGAAGGCATTTCAGATGCTCAAGCACGCTCGCAAGTATATATGGTTGACCGTTGGGGTCTACTGCAAGAAGGAATGCCTAATCTATTAGATTTCCAACAACGTCTTGTACAAAAAGCTGAAAATACAAAAGATTGGGTTTCTGAGGAACCTAACTTCTCACTTGTCGATGTTATGCGTAATGCAAAACCAACCGTATTAATCGGCGTATCTGGTGCTCCTGGCTTATTTAGTAAAGAAGTGATCCAAGAGATGCATAAACATTGTGAACGTCCGATTGTTTTCCCTCTATCAAATCCGACAAGCCGTGTTGAAGCAACTCCAAACGATATTATCCGTTGGACTAATGGTCAAGCGCTAGTCGCAACGGGAAGCCCGTTTGATCCTGTATCACACAATGGTCAGACTTATCCAATTGCTCAATGTAACAATAGCTTTATTTTCCCAGGTATTGGTTTAGGCGTACTTGCAATTAAAGCAACTCGCGTTACCGATGAAATGCTGATGGAATCAAGCCGTGCTCTTGCTGAATGTTCACCACTTGCAATTAACGGTACTGGCGCATTACTTCCACCACTGGAAGAAATTCACAGCGTATCGAAACGAATCGCATTTGCTGTAGCTAAAAAAGCTATTGAACAAGGCCACGCACTTGAAATTACAGATGAAGCCCTTCATCAAAAAATTGAAAGCTACTTCTGGAAACCAGTTTACCGCCGTTATAAACGAACAGCATTCTAA
- a CDS encoding DUF3392 domain-containing protein, with protein MNQILSFFNTLGSYLTPYLSDISVAMIACALVMLGGDINRALRAFLAGKHFLIRTCAFIGINAFGYGLLIVKASPFLTSALRSIQPAFMLAIVFSTFIIIGIWAQKNRQV; from the coding sequence ATGAACCAAATACTTTCTTTTTTTAATACCTTAGGCAGTTACCTTACTCCCTATTTATCTGATATCTCAGTAGCTATGATTGCTTGTGCACTCGTGATGCTTGGCGGCGATATTAACCGTGCCCTAAGGGCTTTTTTAGCAGGAAAACATTTTTTAATTCGTACTTGTGCTTTTATTGGCATTAACGCTTTTGGCTATGGATTATTGATTGTAAAAGCTTCTCCATTTCTCACATCTGCTTTGCGTTCTATACAACCTGCTTTTATGCTTGCTATTGTTTTTTCGACCTTTATTATTATCGGTATATGGGCACAAAAAAATCGTCAAGTATGA
- a CDS encoding SanA/YdcF family protein has product MVVLKIETFKKWIKIVLVVAIIATSAILAPDIYMSLSTQSQLYKQVKALPEQETALVLGTSKYIRRTLNPYYQYRIDAAIELFKQNKVSHFLLSGDNAHRSYNEPWTMKRDLLKAGIPEDRITLDYAGFRTLDSVQRAKEIFDANSLTIVSQQFHCQRAVFIANHFDMDTVCLVVPSPSGWANTKIRFREVLARTKAVLDLYIFNVQPKFLGPKEPIDHRSLPKE; this is encoded by the coding sequence ATGGTAGTTTTAAAAATAGAGACATTTAAGAAATGGATAAAAATAGTATTGGTAGTGGCTATCATTGCTACATCGGCTATTTTGGCTCCAGATATCTATATGTCACTATCGACTCAATCGCAACTTTATAAGCAAGTTAAGGCTCTACCAGAGCAAGAAACGGCTCTGGTTCTTGGTACAAGTAAGTACATTCGTCGTACACTAAACCCTTATTATCAATACCGTATAGACGCGGCAATCGAATTATTTAAACAGAATAAAGTATCTCATTTTTTACTCAGTGGCGATAATGCCCATCGTTCATATAATGAACCGTGGACAATGAAGCGTGATCTATTAAAAGCAGGAATACCTGAAGATAGAATAACATTAGACTATGCAGGGTTTCGTACTCTAGATTCAGTTCAGCGAGCAAAAGAAATTTTTGATGCAAACAGCTTGACGATAGTTTCACAACAATTTCACTGCCAACGAGCTGTTTTCATTGCGAATCATTTTGATATGGACACGGTTTGTTTAGTGGTTCCATCCCCTTCAGGATGGGCGAATACAAAAATTAGGTTTAGAGAAGTATTAGCAAGAACCAAAGCCGTATTAGATTTGTATATTTTTAATGTACAACCTAAATTCCTTGGACCTAAAGAGCCAATTGACCACAGATCCCTTCCTAAAGAATAA
- a CDS encoding GGDEF domain-containing protein has translation MRIFQKIAVVMLILSIGILVWYHFDGDSKTLTISPEKYQYFATDDRKVGGISDSVLVQTNNKPTIKCDLKQGNYAWPYCEAAIHLSDSMFEGIDLSDYSKLVLDIDYKNSDPNGRLRVYLRNSNPAYTKRNDAASLKFNGIEYEPGFNTGPKEISLSDFQVLTWWIADYKVAVEHASPEFSNVSIIEIATASGVNEGHFEMTINSIELRGVWIKETTLLKTILGAWLVAIIAYVLYEQRALNKRLKASTYRESRLRKLNDTLKEKNVEFAELAHRDSLTGARNRNAVRDWLERMSQQVRWGKQTFSVIYIDIDFFKKVNDDLGHQTGDDILREFVLVITGAIKSTDFLVRWGGEEFIVFSPNNDLQQAEEKAEHIRRTVEHHLWCHNERLTCSLGVAEMKDERITEVIARADDALFKAKNAGRNNVKASSNIVKPVSNIHYMN, from the coding sequence ATGAGAATTTTTCAAAAAATTGCAGTGGTGATGTTGATACTGTCGATTGGCATTCTTGTCTGGTATCACTTTGATGGTGACTCGAAAACATTAACCATCAGCCCCGAAAAATATCAATATTTTGCAACAGATGACCGAAAAGTTGGTGGTATTAGTGATTCCGTTTTAGTTCAAACCAATAATAAACCGACGATTAAGTGCGATCTTAAACAAGGTAATTATGCTTGGCCATACTGCGAAGCTGCAATTCATTTATCAGACAGTATGTTTGAAGGGATTGATCTTTCCGATTATTCAAAGCTTGTTTTAGATATTGATTATAAAAACTCGGATCCAAATGGGCGTTTACGTGTTTATTTACGTAATAGTAATCCTGCATACACTAAACGTAATGACGCTGCATCGTTGAAATTTAATGGGATTGAGTATGAACCAGGTTTTAATACCGGTCCTAAAGAAATTAGCTTATCAGATTTTCAAGTGCTAACTTGGTGGATTGCAGATTATAAAGTTGCTGTAGAACATGCTTCTCCTGAGTTTTCGAATGTTTCAATCATTGAAATAGCAACAGCTTCAGGTGTAAACGAAGGTCATTTCGAAATGACCATAAACAGTATTGAATTACGAGGTGTTTGGATTAAAGAAACAACCTTATTAAAAACGATTCTAGGGGCATGGCTTGTTGCTATTATTGCTTATGTTTTGTATGAACAGCGTGCATTGAATAAGCGATTAAAAGCCAGTACTTACCGTGAAAGCCGCTTACGTAAACTGAATGATACATTAAAAGAGAAAAATGTAGAGTTTGCAGAATTAGCTCATCGAGATTCTTTAACTGGTGCTCGTAACCGTAACGCGGTTCGTGATTGGTTAGAGCGTATGTCACAACAAGTTCGTTGGGGTAAACAGACTTTTTCTGTAATTTATATAGATATTGATTTCTTTAAAAAAGTGAATGATGACTTAGGGCATCAAACAGGTGATGATATTTTACGAGAGTTTGTTTTAGTTATTACTGGAGCAATTAAAAGTACTGATTTTTTGGTTCGTTGGGGAGGGGAAGAGTTTATCGTATTTTCTCCAAATAATGATCTTCAACAGGCAGAAGAAAAAGCGGAACATATACGTCGTACTGTAGAGCATCATTTATGGTGTCACAATGAACGCTTAACTTGCAGTCTTGGTGTTGCTGAAATGAAAGATGAACGGATTACTGAAGTTATTGCACGTGCTGATGATGCTTTATTTAAAGCAAAAAATGCAGGGCGAAATAATGTAAAAGCCAGTTCTAATATTGTTAAGCCAGTTTCAAATATACATTATATGAATTAA
- a CDS encoding MipA/OmpV family protein, with protein sequence MSFFSVAEETKNTNEESLETEKNWGIAGVIRTASIPYETESETVSTFIPMMFFENEYVFINGMEGGVYIYEASDWQFSALMRLRYFDLPKEVQNKAGGDVVDTGLQARYQINDEWFFDSEVMVDPEFRSYLNFKLGAEISSGDWWFNPTIETRFKEAEFNNYYYGLSDDSNQSIGSGIDFKAGFMSRYHVISNLYLLGGTYVSRLDANAYDSQYIDNRWEYEYFLGVGFFAEEGKPTRKNIGNKPYLRVAHGWATPSNIGDIIRLDSEKDPHNNQMTSVFYGLPLTDELFSLPLDLYLTPGYVQHWKSDVQNFSSEFVVAIKAYATIPWPTKWRFGVAEGLSYINHVSYIEQTEMDRKGYRESKLLNYLDFSFDINLGDLFNKREWDSVWLGYSIHHRSAIFENSSQYGRIKGGSNYNSVYLQFDL encoded by the coding sequence ATGAGTTTTTTCTCTGTTGCAGAAGAAACTAAAAATACAAATGAAGAATCATTAGAAACTGAAAAGAACTGGGGTATTGCTGGGGTAATTAGAACAGCAAGTATTCCTTATGAAACTGAATCAGAAACAGTTTCAACCTTCATTCCAATGATGTTTTTTGAAAATGAATACGTGTTTATAAATGGCATGGAAGGTGGAGTTTATATTTATGAAGCGAGCGATTGGCAATTTAGTGCTTTAATGAGGTTACGTTATTTTGATTTGCCAAAAGAAGTGCAGAATAAAGCTGGTGGAGATGTTGTTGATACTGGCCTTCAAGCGCGTTATCAAATAAATGATGAATGGTTTTTTGATTCAGAAGTAATGGTAGATCCTGAGTTTCGTTCCTATTTGAATTTTAAGTTAGGGGCTGAAATTAGTTCTGGTGATTGGTGGTTTAATCCAACAATCGAAACTCGATTTAAAGAAGCTGAGTTTAACAATTACTATTACGGCCTGAGTGATGATTCTAACCAAAGTATTGGTTCGGGAATTGATTTTAAAGCTGGCTTTATGTCTCGCTACCACGTAATTTCAAATCTTTACCTTCTTGGCGGAACTTATGTTTCTCGATTAGACGCCAATGCATACGATAGTCAATATATTGATAATCGTTGGGAGTATGAATATTTTCTTGGTGTCGGTTTCTTTGCTGAAGAAGGCAAACCAACAAGAAAAAATATTGGTAATAAACCTTATTTGAGAGTTGCTCATGGATGGGCAACACCATCTAATATTGGTGATATTATTCGTTTAGATTCAGAAAAAGATCCGCATAATAACCAAATGACTTCGGTATTTTATGGTTTACCTCTGACTGATGAGTTGTTTTCACTTCCTCTTGATCTATATTTAACCCCTGGCTATGTCCAACACTGGAAATCAGATGTTCAGAATTTTAGTTCAGAATTTGTTGTTGCCATAAAAGCTTATGCAACAATCCCTTGGCCTACGAAATGGCGCTTTGGTGTAGCGGAGGGATTATCATACATCAATCACGTATCTTATATAGAACAAACAGAGATGGATAGAAAAGGATATAGAGAAAGTAAATTATTAAATTATTTAGATTTTTCTTTTGATATTAATTTGGGCGATCTTTTCAATAAAAGAGAATGGGACAGTGTCTGGTTAGGATATAGCATTCATCATCGTTCTGCTATTTTTGAAAATTCATCACAATACGGAAGAATTAAAGGTGGAAGTAATTACAATTCAGTTTACTTACAATTTGACTTATAA
- a CDS encoding VC1380 family protein: MKISELIQNLQSIQKEHGNDIEVVTGEEWFPEQLLTSSVNHNMAFLKFDRLPCDIPAEIDARGFLEHEEILIKQLVNNVIFSELEPEMMVDKLTDMLVFSHENISCDVIEHFSQLENKKIGV, translated from the coding sequence GTGAAAATTTCAGAATTGATTCAAAATTTACAAAGCATTCAAAAAGAACATGGCAATGATATTGAAGTCGTTACAGGCGAAGAATGGTTCCCTGAACAGCTGTTAACTTCTTCAGTTAATCATAATATGGCTTTTTTAAAGTTTGATCGTTTACCTTGCGATATTCCTGCAGAGATAGACGCCCGCGGTTTTCTAGAACACGAAGAAATTTTAATAAAACAATTAGTAAACAATGTGATTTTTAGCGAGCTAGAACCAGAAATGATGGTAGATAAACTGACCGACATGCTCGTATTTAGTCATGAAAATATTAGTTGCGATGTTATCGAACATTTTAGTCAATTAGAAAATAAAAAAATAGGCGTATAG
- a CDS encoding energy-coupling factor transporter transmembrane component T family protein, whose protein sequence is MSTKKQSFGINYVDIDTWLHRLNGVTKFLLFISWITVVLTTFDLRIIIPLILFGLFLLKETKVPYIAYKPLLIGTLSVLSMNAVFMFLLAPNQGNELIGTTTELFPIFGNYVVTQETLFYLVTVTLKYFSMFPIALVFVFTTHPTEFAASLNRIGLPYKIAYAVSLTLRYLPEVKSDFVNIMHAQQARGVDLSKNVSVFTRISNLAKILGPLIFSSLDRADEISNAMVLRGFGRGKSRTWFSEKSITKTDKLIMLSLFLVVSLAITKKIMDTSLFWYPLS, encoded by the coding sequence ATGTCCACTAAGAAGCAAAGCTTTGGAATTAACTATGTAGATATTGATACATGGTTACATCGTTTAAATGGCGTAACTAAGTTTCTTCTTTTTATCTCTTGGATAACAGTAGTACTAACAACGTTTGATTTACGAATTATTATTCCATTAATTTTATTTGGTTTGTTTTTATTAAAAGAAACAAAAGTACCATACATTGCTTATAAACCGTTACTTATTGGTACATTATCGGTTTTAAGTATGAATGCTGTTTTTATGTTTTTACTTGCACCAAATCAAGGAAATGAATTGATAGGTACAACGACAGAATTGTTTCCTATTTTCGGTAATTATGTCGTTACACAAGAGACACTTTTTTATTTGGTCACGGTAACACTAAAATATTTTAGTATGTTTCCAATTGCATTAGTGTTTGTTTTTACAACGCACCCAACAGAGTTTGCTGCAAGTCTAAATCGAATAGGACTACCTTATAAGATTGCTTATGCCGTGAGCTTAACGCTTCGTTATTTACCGGAAGTGAAAAGCGACTTTGTTAATATTATGCATGCACAGCAAGCACGAGGTGTCGATTTATCAAAAAATGTTTCTGTATTTACGCGAATTAGTAATTTGGCGAAAATCTTAGGCCCATTGATATTCTCAAGCTTAGATCGAGCTGATGAAATATCAAATGCAATGGTATTACGTGGTTTTGGCCGAGGAAAAAGCAGAACTTGGTTTAGCGAAAAAAGTATTACTAAAACAGATAAATTAATAATGCTTAGTTTATTTTTGGTTGTTTCTTTAGCTATTACTAAAAAAATAATGGATACATCATTGTTTTGGTATCCTTTATCTTAA
- a CDS encoding ABC transporter ATP-binding protein has protein sequence MSVTFSNFSFRYASQDKPTLKNINLRIEQGEKILIIGPSGSGKSTLGQCLNGLIPHTIKGESQGQLTINDTNVSEWKIEQYTENVGTVLQDTDSQFVGLTVGEDIAFALENQMVSRAKMYPIVRDTAKMVDLESLLKKSPYDLSGGQKQRVSLGGILVDDVDLLLFDEPLASLDPKTGKATIEIIDDLHKNSGKTVVIIEHRLEDVLHRSVDRIILMDQGEIIADMTPDALLKSPLLEKHGIREPLYISLLKQTNVALDALKPITPLSGVNPVQFHKEVTNWFKDECFNESLVDAEQALLTIKDLTYSYDGEVNALENVSFTVNKGEFVSILGKNGSGKSTITKLIMGVLQPDQGSIQLSGSDLSELSIYERSQKVGVVLQNPNHMISHHMIYDEVAFGLVNSGLSESDIEKKVLNALELCGLSRFRHWPIDALSYGQKKRVTIASILVLEPELLILDEPTAGQDYRNYTSMLGFINQLNRALGLTVIIISHDMHLVLEHTTRAIVIADSHCIADESVTQVFSQPELLNRANLTVTSLFELAQKVDIENINGFITQFITEECESTKNVH, from the coding sequence AGCAAGGTGAAAAGATCCTAATTATAGGACCAAGTGGAAGCGGCAAATCAACATTAGGTCAGTGCCTAAATGGCCTAATTCCGCACACCATTAAAGGTGAATCACAAGGTCAATTGACGATTAATGATACGAATGTATCTGAATGGAAGATTGAGCAGTATACCGAAAATGTCGGTACAGTTTTACAAGATACAGATAGCCAGTTTGTAGGGTTAACTGTGGGCGAAGATATAGCTTTTGCACTTGAAAATCAGATGGTTTCAAGAGCAAAAATGTATCCGATAGTTCGTGATACCGCAAAGATGGTGGATTTAGAGTCATTATTGAAAAAATCTCCCTACGATCTTAGTGGTGGCCAAAAACAACGAGTATCGCTAGGTGGTATTCTTGTCGATGATGTTGATCTTTTATTGTTTGATGAACCTTTAGCGAGTTTAGACCCAAAAACAGGTAAAGCGACAATAGAGATTATCGATGACCTGCATAAAAATAGCGGTAAGACCGTTGTTATTATTGAGCATCGATTAGAAGATGTTCTGCATAGATCGGTTGACCGTATTATTTTAATGGATCAGGGGGAAATTATTGCAGATATGACGCCTGATGCGTTATTGAAATCTCCTTTATTAGAGAAGCATGGTATCCGTGAACCGCTATACATCTCGTTATTAAAACAAACAAATGTTGCTTTGGACGCTTTAAAGCCGATTACGCCATTAAGTGGTGTAAACCCAGTTCAATTTCATAAAGAAGTGACTAACTGGTTTAAAGATGAATGCTTCAATGAATCGTTAGTGGATGCAGAGCAAGCGTTATTAACTATTAAGGATCTAACGTATTCTTATGATGGCGAAGTTAATGCTCTTGAAAATGTCAGTTTTACCGTTAATAAAGGCGAATTCGTTTCTATTCTTGGTAAAAATGGCTCGGGTAAATCAACGATTACTAAATTGATCATGGGAGTTTTGCAACCTGATCAAGGAAGTATCCAGTTAAGCGGCTCTGATTTATCTGAATTGTCTATTTATGAGCGTTCTCAGAAAGTTGGTGTTGTACTGCAAAATCCAAATCACATGATTTCACATCATATGATTTATGATGAAGTTGCTTTCGGCTTAGTTAATAGTGGATTATCTGAAAGTGATATTGAGAAAAAAGTACTTAATGCTTTAGAACTGTGTGGTTTAAGCCGTTTTCGTCATTGGCCAATTGATGCTTTAAGCTATGGTCAGAAAAAACGAGTCACAATCGCTTCAATTTTGGTATTAGAGCCTGAGTTATTAATCCTTGATGAGCCGACTGCTGGACAAGATTACCGTAATTATACGTCTATGCTTGGTTTTATTAATCAGTTAAATAGAGCTCTTGGATTAACCGTTATTATTATTTCACACGATATGCATTTGGTTCTTGAGCATACGACAAGAGCGATTGTTATTGCTGATAGTCATTGTATTGCTGATGAGTCTGTTACACAGGTATTTAGTCAACCAGAGTTGCTAAATAGAGCAAATTTAACAGTAACAAGCTTATTTGAGTTAGCTCAGAAAGTGGATATTGAAAATATTAATGGGTTTATAACACAGTTTATTACTGAAGAGTGTGAGAGTACGAAAAATGTCCACTAA